Proteins encoded in a region of the Anguilla anguilla isolate fAngAng1 chromosome 10, fAngAng1.pri, whole genome shotgun sequence genome:
- the sub1b gene encoding SUB1 regulator of transcription b, whose product MPKSKEDLSSSPGSDSDSEVETKAKRKKPSEPEKPAKKPKPGESSRGGASSKGDSNEDNMFQIGKMRYVTVRDFKGKVLIDIREYWTDQAGEMKPGKKGISLSAEQWMQLKEQMSDIDDAVKRL is encoded by the exons ATGCCAAAATCAAAGGAAGATCTGTCATCCTCTCCTGGAAGTGACTCTGACAGTGAAGTGGAGACAAAG GCTAAGAGGAAGAAGCCAAGTGAACCAGAGAAGCCAGCAAAGAAACCAAAGCCTGGAGAGAGCTCCCGGGGAGGTGCATCTTCCAAAGGTGACAGCAATGAAGACAACATGTTCCAG ATTGGGAAGATGAGGTACGTCACTGTTCGGGACTTCAAAGGAAAAGTCCTGATTGACATCCGCGAGTACTGGACCGACCAGGCGGGGGAAATGAAGCCAGGGAAGAAAG GCATTTCCCTGAGTGCGGAACAGTGGATGCAGCTGAAAGAACAGATGTCCGATATCGACGACGCCGTGAAGAGACTGTAA